The proteins below come from a single Rhodanobacter sp. LX-99 genomic window:
- the alkB gene encoding DNA oxidative demethylase AlkB, translated as MITTDLFAAAPAPVRQDEPLCEGAMVLRGFALASGAALLQALDAIVAQAPFRHLVTPGGFRMSVAMTNAGPLGWVSDRRGYRYDPIDPDSGRPWPPMPPVFLQLAATAAAHAGFAGFVPDACLVNRYEAGTRLSLHQDRDEHDLGQPIVSVSLGIPAVFLFGGLQRSDRAQRVPLAHGDVAVWGGPARLRYHGVLPLKPSHHELLGDCRINLTFRRAG; from the coding sequence ATGATCACCACCGACCTGTTCGCCGCCGCACCCGCCCCTGTCCGCCAGGACGAGCCGCTGTGCGAGGGCGCGATGGTGCTGCGCGGGTTTGCCTTGGCCAGCGGGGCGGCCTTGCTGCAGGCGCTCGATGCGATCGTGGCGCAGGCACCGTTCCGCCACCTGGTCACGCCCGGCGGCTTCCGCATGTCGGTGGCCATGACCAATGCGGGGCCGCTGGGCTGGGTCAGCGATCGCCGCGGTTACCGCTACGATCCGATCGACCCGGACAGCGGCAGGCCATGGCCGCCGATGCCGCCGGTCTTCCTGCAGTTGGCCGCTACAGCCGCCGCGCACGCCGGTTTCGCCGGCTTCGTGCCGGATGCCTGCCTGGTCAACCGCTACGAAGCGGGCACCCGGCTGAGCCTGCACCAGGATCGCGACGAGCACGACCTGGGCCAGCCGATCGTGTCGGTCTCGCTGGGCATTCCGGCGGTGTTCCTGTTCGGCGGCCTGCAGCGCTCGGATCGTGCGCAGCGCGTACCGCTGGCGCATGGCGACGTGGCCGTGTGGGGCGGCCCGGCGCGGCTGCGCTACCACGGCGTGCTGCCGCTGAAGCCGAGCCACCATGAGTTGCTGGGCGACTGCCGCATCAATCTCACGTTCCGGCGGGCTGGCTAA
- a CDS encoding tRNA-binding protein has protein sequence MSATNHPEISWADFEKVLVVAGTVTRVEPFPEARKPAWKVWVDFGPYGEKKTSAQIAALYQAEDLLGRQVVGVINFPEKQIGPFRSQFLLTGFPTDEGVVVTAIERPVPNGTRLA, from the coding sequence ATGAGTGCAACGAATCACCCCGAAATCAGCTGGGCCGATTTCGAGAAGGTCCTGGTCGTCGCCGGCACGGTGACCAGGGTGGAACCGTTCCCCGAGGCGCGCAAGCCGGCGTGGAAGGTGTGGGTGGATTTCGGTCCCTACGGCGAGAAGAAGACCAGCGCGCAGATCGCCGCGCTGTACCAGGCCGAGGACCTGCTTGGCCGGCAGGTCGTGGGCGTGATCAACTTCCCGGAGAAACAGATCGGCCCGTTCCGCTCGCAGTTCCTGCTGACCGGCTTTCCCACCGACGAGGGCGTGGTGGTCACCGCGATCGAGCGCCCGGTACCGAACGGCACCCGGCTGGCCTGA
- a CDS encoding MBL fold metallo-hydrolase, which translates to MASTHGIHTIDTGFVRPQFDAAYLVVENGRGAFIDCGTHFAVPRMLAALDEAGISAAAVDWLILTHVHLDHAGGAGELIARLPNAQLVVHPRGARHMVDPSVLWAGASAVYGEAVMEQTYGRLRPIPAERVIEAPDGHVVELAGRPLLCIDTPGHAKHHLTVYDERANACFTGDVFGLSYRDFDTANGPFILPTTSPVQFDPDALHASIERLVALKPAAMYLTHYGRVEPVERLAADLHAQIDAMVALARAAHGKPDRHAVLMESLTDLYATRAVAHGWGQGRDALRQLLGMDIELNAQGLEVWLDR; encoded by the coding sequence ATGGCAAGTACCCACGGCATCCACACCATCGATACCGGTTTCGTGCGGCCGCAGTTCGACGCGGCCTACCTGGTCGTCGAGAACGGCCGTGGCGCGTTCATCGACTGCGGCACCCACTTCGCCGTGCCGCGCATGCTGGCGGCGCTGGACGAAGCCGGGATTTCCGCTGCCGCGGTGGACTGGCTGATCCTCACCCACGTGCACCTGGATCATGCCGGCGGCGCCGGCGAGCTGATCGCGCGGCTGCCGAACGCGCAGCTGGTGGTGCATCCGCGCGGCGCACGCCACATGGTCGATCCCTCGGTGCTGTGGGCCGGCGCGAGCGCGGTGTACGGCGAGGCGGTGATGGAGCAGACCTACGGCAGGCTGCGCCCGATCCCCGCCGAGCGCGTCATCGAGGCGCCGGACGGGCACGTGGTGGAACTGGCTGGCCGGCCGCTGCTGTGCATCGACACGCCCGGCCACGCGAAACACCACCTCACCGTGTATGACGAACGCGCCAACGCGTGCTTCACCGGCGACGTGTTCGGCCTGTCGTATCGCGATTTCGACACCGCGAACGGCCCGTTCATCCTGCCTACCACCTCGCCGGTGCAGTTCGATCCGGATGCGTTGCATGCGTCGATCGAGCGGCTGGTCGCCCTGAAACCTGCCGCGATGTACCTCACCCACTACGGCCGGGTCGAGCCGGTGGAGCGGCTGGCCGCCGACCTGCATGCGCAGATCGACGCGATGGTCGCGCTGGCCCGCGCCGCGCACGGCAAGCCCGATCGGCATGCCGTGCTGATGGAGTCGCTGACCGATCTCTACGCGACCCGTGCCGTGGCCCACGGCTGGGGCCAGGGGCGCGATGCCTTGCGCCAGCTGCTGGGCATGGACATCGAGCTGAATGCGCAGGGGCTGGAGGTCTGGCTGGATCGCTGA
- a CDS encoding FtsX-like permease family protein, which produces MEVAPILAALRRSKIGALLVVIQVALTLAIISNVISIVGERTALLRRPTGTDEHNLFAIGFRLTSGSGSKAALDADLSRVRAVPGVVDAVATNTYPLRGSGWSEGVSLLPGASNQRDQNAQSAVYAMDRHGIGTLGLHLLAGRNFTSEDVLQGNFNAGPMPAVAIVSQALAQQLFPRGEALGKSIYLSSDAGRPVAIIGVVERLQSPVAAGTIDKAVSENSVIVPIASAGPGGLLMVRVKPGSLDATMPEVKKALIASNPQRIFGRLRPLDEIRSTAYEKDRSMAIALSIVCCVLVLVTALGIVGLTSFWVARRKRQIGIRRALGATRAAIVRYFLIENALLCLAGVLFGMVVARGLNVWLWSHYGVGRLPASELLLCALVVILLGQGAAVLPSLRAAKVEPTQALRSV; this is translated from the coding sequence ATGGAAGTAGCACCGATCCTGGCGGCACTGAGGCGAAGCAAGATCGGCGCCTTGCTGGTGGTGATACAGGTCGCCCTGACCCTGGCGATCATCAGCAACGTGATCTCCATCGTCGGTGAGCGCACGGCCTTGCTGAGGCGGCCTACCGGGACGGACGAGCACAACCTGTTCGCGATCGGTTTCCGGCTCACCAGCGGCAGCGGGAGCAAGGCAGCACTGGATGCGGACCTGAGCCGCGTGCGGGCCGTTCCCGGCGTGGTCGATGCGGTGGCGACCAACACCTACCCCTTGCGGGGCAGCGGCTGGAGCGAAGGCGTCAGCCTGCTTCCCGGCGCCAGCAACCAGCGGGACCAGAACGCCCAGAGCGCCGTTTACGCGATGGATCGGCACGGCATCGGCACGCTGGGCCTGCACCTGCTCGCGGGGCGCAATTTCACGTCCGAAGACGTGCTGCAGGGCAATTTCAATGCGGGGCCCATGCCGGCTGTCGCCATCGTCAGCCAGGCGCTGGCCCAGCAGCTGTTTCCCCGGGGAGAGGCCCTGGGCAAGTCGATCTACCTGTCATCGGATGCGGGCAGGCCGGTCGCCATCATCGGCGTGGTGGAACGTCTGCAGTCGCCGGTTGCGGCCGGCACCATCGACAAGGCGGTGAGCGAAAACTCGGTCATCGTCCCGATCGCCAGTGCCGGCCCGGGCGGCCTGCTCATGGTGCGCGTCAAGCCCGGTTCGCTCGACGCCACGATGCCGGAGGTGAAGAAGGCGCTGATCGCGTCGAATCCGCAGCGGATCTTCGGGCGACTGCGGCCGCTCGACGAGATCCGCAGCACCGCCTACGAAAAGGATCGCTCCATGGCCATCGCGCTGAGTATCGTGTGCTGCGTCCTGGTGCTGGTCACCGCCCTGGGCATCGTGGGCCTGACCAGTTTCTGGGTGGCGCGGCGAAAGCGGCAGATCGGCATTCGCCGCGCTCTCGGCGCGACACGCGCGGCCATCGTGCGCTACTTCCTGATCGAGAACGCGCTGCTCTGCCTGGCCGGCGTCCTGTTCGGCATGGTTGTCGCGCGCGGCTTGAACGTCTGGCTGTGGAGTCATTACGGGGTGGGACGGCTGCCGGCGTCGGAGTTGCTTCTGTGCGCGCTCGTCGTGATCCTGCTCGGACAGGGCGCCGCCGTGCTCCCTTCCCTGCGTGCCGCGAAGGTCGAGCCGACGCAGGCATTGCGCTCCGTGTAG
- a CDS encoding ABC transporter permease, with product MATKKSAVADFGHQAALRGKGDAMVTYYLRLALISFRRNPMLTALMVVAIGLGVAMTMTAYTILYVMARDPIPQKSGQLYAVQLDNGGPRSRKAGDDEPPTQLTYRDAMALLAAHEARHQVAMYQVSATVIPADRGLKPFSIAARATSPDFFRMFDVPMRYGHAWDASDDARGAALVVLSKSLNERLFGGVDSVGKSVYLNDASYRVVGVIGAWDPKPRYYDVINGQDFEEGEDAFLPLTLTIGKQMSTSEYEFCDAGPRGETFDDLIRSECVWLQFWAELPTSAEAEAYRRFLTNYARDQAQAGRFAWKPNVRLRNVRDWLVAQKVVPDDARLSVLVAFSFFVVCLVGALGLMLAKSLERAGEFGLRRALGASGRNIFAQAIIESGVVGLLGGVFGLSLTVLALWALRTLFPAGMGRIASMDAPLLAVTLALATGATLVAGFYPAWRAMRIAPALQLKVG from the coding sequence TTGGCCACGAAGAAATCCGCTGTCGCGGACTTCGGACATCAGGCAGCACTTCGGGGGAAAGGCGATGCCATGGTGACCTATTATCTTCGGCTGGCCCTGATCAGCTTCCGTCGCAACCCCATGCTCACCGCCCTGATGGTGGTCGCCATCGGGCTGGGCGTGGCGATGACCATGACCGCGTACACCATCCTGTATGTGATGGCCCGCGACCCGATTCCGCAGAAATCGGGGCAGCTTTACGCCGTGCAGCTCGACAATGGCGGTCCGCGCAGCCGCAAAGCGGGCGATGACGAGCCGCCCACCCAGCTCACCTATCGGGACGCGATGGCGCTGTTGGCTGCGCATGAGGCACGCCATCAGGTGGCCATGTATCAGGTATCGGCGACGGTGATTCCGGCGGATCGCGGCCTGAAGCCCTTCTCCATCGCCGCGCGGGCGACGTCGCCGGACTTTTTCAGGATGTTCGACGTGCCGATGCGCTACGGGCATGCCTGGGATGCGTCCGACGATGCCAGGGGCGCTGCGCTGGTCGTCTTGAGCAAATCGCTCAACGAGCGCCTCTTCGGAGGCGTCGACAGCGTGGGGAAATCGGTGTATCTGAACGATGCCAGCTACCGGGTGGTCGGCGTCATCGGCGCGTGGGACCCGAAGCCGCGCTACTACGACGTCATCAACGGGCAGGACTTCGAGGAAGGCGAGGATGCATTTCTTCCGCTCACGCTGACCATCGGCAAGCAGATGTCCACTTCCGAGTATGAGTTCTGCGACGCCGGCCCCCGCGGCGAAACCTTTGATGACCTGATCCGCTCGGAGTGCGTGTGGCTGCAGTTCTGGGCCGAACTGCCCACGTCGGCTGAGGCTGAGGCGTATCGGCGCTTCCTGACGAATTACGCGCGCGACCAGGCACAGGCCGGCCGGTTTGCCTGGAAGCCGAACGTGCGCCTGCGCAACGTCCGCGACTGGCTGGTGGCGCAGAAAGTCGTGCCCGACGATGCCAGGCTCTCGGTACTGGTCGCCTTCAGCTTCTTCGTCGTCTGCCTGGTCGGCGCGCTGGGGCTGATGCTCGCCAAGTCGCTCGAGCGTGCGGGCGAGTTCGGCCTGCGCCGCGCGCTGGGCGCCAGCGGCCGCAACATCTTCGCGCAGGCCATCATCGAGTCCGGCGTCGTCGGGTTGCTCGGCGGCGTGTTCGGGTTGTCCCTCACCGTACTGGCGCTGTGGGCGCTGCGCACCCTGTTCCCGGCTGGCATGGGGCGGATCGCCAGCATGGATGCCCCGCTGCTGGCGGTCACGCTGGCGCTGGCGACAGGCGCGACCCTTGTCGCCGGGTTCTATCCGGCATGGCGAGCCATGCGGATCGCGCCTGCGCTGCAGTTGAAGGTCGGTTAG
- a CDS encoding nucleoside-diphosphate sugar epimerase/dehydratase, protein MSLRKLVGFIHPRIAVVLHDLGMAALAWWIAKLLRYALKPDEIVNFGMLEFPIVLLVQGLIFRWTGLYKSVWRFASLPDLWNIVRAVVIGSLLIGVSLFLYNRLEGVPRTVLVLYPLLLATLLGGPRLAYRYWKDSRNDLLQNQTAKRVLIVGADRAGEVLARDLRRDNRYAVVGFVDDKPGLRGASINGHPVLGRFDQLPEVAREVAVDMLLIALPGASTTEMRRVVSLCDATDLPYRTVPRLEDVVAGRAQFNQIKEVAIEDLLGRDTVELDWTAIRETLSGRRVLITGGGGSIGSELCRQVARLGAQSLTVVEQSEFNLYRISQELRANFPELILDGILANCCDQTAMQKAFADAQPQVVFHAAAYKHVPMLQGQLRAAFRNNVLGTRTVADAARETGVECFVLISTDKAVNPTSVMGACKRIAEIYCQNLDAHAETRFMTVRFGNVLDSAGSVVPLFRQQIRAGGPVTVTHPEISRYFMTIPEACQLILQTASIGKGGEIFALDMGEPVKIRDLAEQMIRLAGKKPGSEIPIVYTGLRAGEKLFEELFHPLENYSATTHAKIFLAQHREVSWELLQALLHKSAEAADVFDEEELRRCVSSLLPSFRWSESVQPDNVVSIRRANPEINE, encoded by the coding sequence ATGTCGCTGCGTAAGCTCGTCGGCTTCATCCACCCGCGCATCGCCGTCGTGCTGCACGACCTTGGCATGGCCGCGCTCGCCTGGTGGATAGCCAAACTGCTGAGATACGCGCTGAAACCGGACGAGATCGTCAATTTCGGCATGCTCGAATTCCCGATCGTGCTGCTGGTGCAAGGGTTGATCTTCCGCTGGACCGGGCTGTACAAGAGCGTCTGGCGCTTCGCCAGCTTGCCGGACCTGTGGAACATCGTGCGCGCCGTGGTGATCGGTTCGCTGCTCATCGGCGTGTCGCTGTTCCTGTACAACCGGTTGGAGGGCGTGCCGCGTACGGTACTGGTGCTCTATCCGCTGCTGCTCGCCACACTGCTCGGTGGGCCGCGGCTGGCCTACCGTTACTGGAAAGACAGTCGCAACGACCTGCTGCAGAACCAGACCGCGAAGCGGGTTCTGATCGTGGGTGCTGATCGCGCCGGCGAAGTGCTCGCGCGCGACCTGCGCCGCGACAACCGTTATGCCGTGGTCGGCTTCGTCGACGACAAGCCCGGCTTGCGCGGCGCCAGCATCAACGGCCATCCCGTACTGGGGCGCTTCGACCAGTTGCCCGAGGTCGCCCGCGAAGTGGCGGTCGACATGCTGCTGATTGCCCTGCCGGGTGCATCGACAACCGAGATGCGCCGGGTGGTGTCGCTGTGCGACGCCACCGACCTGCCGTACCGGACCGTGCCCAGGCTGGAGGACGTAGTGGCCGGCCGTGCCCAGTTCAACCAGATAAAGGAAGTGGCGATCGAGGACCTGCTCGGCCGCGACACGGTGGAGCTGGACTGGACCGCGATCCGCGAAACCCTCAGCGGGCGCCGCGTGCTGATCACGGGCGGCGGCGGTTCGATCGGATCGGAGCTGTGCCGGCAGGTCGCCCGACTGGGCGCGCAGTCGCTCACCGTGGTCGAACAGAGCGAATTCAACCTGTACCGGATCAGCCAGGAACTGCGCGCGAATTTCCCCGAACTGATCCTCGACGGCATCCTCGCCAACTGCTGCGACCAGACCGCGATGCAGAAAGCGTTCGCGGATGCCCAGCCGCAAGTGGTGTTCCATGCGGCGGCCTACAAGCACGTGCCGATGCTGCAGGGGCAACTGCGCGCGGCATTCCGCAACAATGTGCTGGGCACGCGCACGGTGGCCGATGCGGCCCGCGAAACCGGGGTCGAGTGTTTCGTGCTGATCTCCACCGACAAGGCGGTCAACCCCACCAGCGTGATGGGCGCCTGCAAGCGCATCGCCGAGATCTACTGCCAGAACCTCGACGCGCATGCCGAGACCCGTTTCATGACGGTGCGCTTCGGCAACGTGCTGGATTCGGCCGGATCGGTGGTGCCGCTGTTCCGCCAGCAGATCCGTGCGGGCGGTCCGGTTACCGTGACGCATCCGGAAATATCGCGCTACTTCATGACGATCCCCGAGGCCTGCCAGCTGATCCTGCAGACCGCAAGCATCGGCAAGGGCGGCGAGATCTTCGCGCTCGACATGGGCGAGCCGGTGAAGATCCGCGACCTGGCCGAGCAGATGATCCGCCTGGCCGGCAAGAAGCCCGGCAGCGAGATCCCGATCGTGTACACCGGCCTGCGCGCAGGCGAAAAGCTGTTCGAAGAACTGTTCCACCCGCTGGAAAACTACAGCGCCACCACGCACGCCAAGATCTTTCTGGCGCAACACCGCGAAGTTTCGTGGGAACTGCTGCAGGCGCTGTTGCACAAGTCCGCCGAAGCAGCGGACGTTTTCGATGAGGAAGAACTTCGACGCTGCGTATCCAGCCTGCTGCCTTCGTTCCGCTGGAGCGAATCGGTACAACCGGACAACGTGGTGTCGATTCGTCGCGCCAACCCGGAGATCAATGAGTGA
- the galU gene encoding UTP--glucose-1-phosphate uridylyltransferase GalU has protein sequence MSKPLRKVVFPVAGLGTRFLPATKVVAKEMLPVLDKPLIQYAVDEAVDAGADTLIFVTNRYKHAIADYFDKAYELESKLHEKGKAELLALVQGTLPRHVRAIFVTQPEALGLGHAVLCARPVVGDEPFGVILPDDLIWNGAGKGALRQMAELAEAQQAGVIAVEEVPHADTDKYGIVDATPVDERSALIRYMVEKPKPADAPSNLAVVGRYVLPGRIFQLLEQTTPGAGGEIQLTDAIEALLKEQGKVLAYRFEGTRFDCGNKAGLVRATMHMAMQDPKLAPTVRAFLGQL, from the coding sequence GTGAGCAAGCCCCTGCGTAAAGTGGTGTTTCCCGTGGCCGGACTCGGCACGCGCTTCCTGCCGGCGACCAAGGTGGTCGCCAAGGAGATGCTGCCGGTCCTCGACAAGCCGCTGATCCAGTACGCCGTGGACGAGGCGGTGGACGCCGGGGCCGACACCCTGATCTTCGTCACCAACCGCTACAAGCACGCGATCGCCGACTATTTCGACAAGGCCTACGAGCTGGAATCGAAGCTGCACGAGAAAGGCAAGGCCGAACTGCTGGCGCTGGTGCAGGGCACCTTGCCGCGGCACGTGCGGGCGATCTTCGTGACCCAGCCCGAGGCGCTCGGCCTGGGCCACGCCGTGCTGTGCGCCAGACCCGTGGTCGGCGACGAGCCGTTCGGCGTGATCCTGCCGGATGACCTGATCTGGAATGGTGCCGGCAAGGGCGCGCTGCGGCAGATGGCCGAACTCGCCGAGGCGCAGCAAGCCGGCGTGATCGCGGTGGAGGAAGTCCCCCACGCCGACACCGACAAATACGGCATCGTCGACGCCACGCCGGTCGACGAACGCAGCGCCCTGATCCGCTACATGGTCGAGAAGCCCAAGCCGGCCGACGCGCCGTCGAACCTGGCCGTGGTCGGGCGTTACGTGCTGCCTGGCCGCATCTTCCAACTGCTGGAACAGACCACGCCGGGCGCCGGCGGCGAAATCCAGCTCACCGATGCGATCGAGGCGTTGCTGAAAGAGCAGGGCAAGGTGCTGGCCTACCGTTTCGAAGGCACCCGTTTCGACTGCGGCAACAAGGCCGGCCTGGTGCGCGCCACCATGCACATGGCCATGCAGGACCCGAAGCTCGCGCCCACCGTGCGCGCCTTCCTCGGCCAGCTTTGA
- a CDS encoding FAD-binding oxidoreductase — protein MNPSSSTSYYRATATPYTAWMPLQGSAHTRVAVIGGGFAGLNTALGLAERGVRDVVLLEREQVGFGASGRNGGFVFAGYSLGERALLDQLGESRAQALFGLTTEAVGRIRQRIADYAIACDAVDEGVIWANWFRDPAVLRQRQQLLAEHYGVQWQWLPETELRARIRSERYHDGLYERDALHLHPLNYAIGLAAAAAGRGVRIHENSGVRSLAREGLRWRLRTAQGELLADQVVLACGGYLAGLQKPIDRAILPIATYVMVTEPLGARLDGCLHTRAAVYDSRFAFDYYRALPDTRLLWGGRISVLNRSQRGVQRLLTRDLLRVFPQLKGVRIEHAWSGLMSYARHQMPQVGGDGNGLWWAQAFGGHGLAPTCAAGELLAAAIAEGDDRWKQFADYGLGSTHRPFGYLAAQASYWWQQSRDCLKTRLEG, from the coding sequence ATGAATCCATCCTCGTCCACGTCCTATTACCGCGCCACGGCCACGCCGTACACGGCCTGGATGCCGCTTCAGGGCAGCGCGCACACGCGCGTTGCCGTCATCGGCGGTGGCTTTGCCGGCTTGAACACGGCGCTCGGGCTGGCCGAGCGCGGCGTGCGCGACGTGGTATTGCTGGAACGCGAGCAGGTCGGTTTCGGTGCGTCCGGCCGCAACGGCGGCTTCGTCTTCGCCGGCTACTCGCTGGGCGAGCGGGCGCTGCTCGACCAGTTGGGCGAGTCACGCGCGCAGGCACTGTTCGGGCTCACCACCGAAGCGGTCGGGCGGATCCGCCAGCGCATCGCCGACTACGCGATCGCCTGCGATGCGGTCGACGAGGGCGTGATCTGGGCCAACTGGTTCCGTGACCCCGCCGTGCTGCGCCAGCGCCAGCAATTGCTGGCCGAGCATTACGGCGTGCAATGGCAGTGGCTGCCCGAGACCGAACTGCGTGCGCGCATCCGCAGCGAGCGTTACCACGACGGCCTGTACGAGCGCGACGCGCTGCACCTGCATCCGCTCAACTACGCGATCGGCCTGGCCGCGGCGGCGGCCGGGCGGGGCGTGCGCATCCACGAGAACAGCGGCGTGCGCAGCCTCGCGCGCGAGGGCCTGCGATGGCGCCTGCGCACCGCGCAAGGCGAGCTGCTGGCCGATCAGGTGGTGCTGGCCTGCGGCGGTTACCTGGCCGGCCTGCAGAAGCCGATCGATCGGGCGATCCTGCCGATCGCCACCTACGTGATGGTGACCGAACCGCTCGGCGCCCGGCTGGACGGGTGCCTGCACACCCGCGCGGCGGTCTACGACAGCCGCTTCGCGTTCGACTATTATCGCGCGCTGCCGGATACGCGGCTGCTGTGGGGCGGACGCATCTCGGTACTCAACCGCTCGCAGCGCGGAGTGCAGCGTCTGCTGACCAGAGACCTGCTGCGGGTATTCCCGCAACTGAAGGGCGTGCGCATCGAGCATGCCTGGTCGGGCCTGATGAGCTACGCGCGGCATCAGATGCCGCAGGTCGGCGGCGACGGCAACGGCCTGTGGTGGGCGCAGGCCTTCGGCGGGCACGGATTGGCACCGACCTGCGCCGCCGGCGAGCTGCTGGCGGCGGCGATCGCCGAGGGCGACGACCGCTGGAAGCAGTTCGCCGACTACGGCCTGGGCAGCACCCACCGCCCGTTCGGCTATCTTGCGGCGCAGGCCAGCTACTGGTGGCAACAAAGCCGCGACTGTCTCAAGACGAGGTTGGAAGGATGA
- a CDS encoding DUF2231 domain-containing protein: protein MRHPLHPALVHFPIACWSLATAADLASLAWGEPAWRFAGILLLAGIGFSIPAMLAGLLELAKVDGDNPAIKDVNRHMLMVMGALSCYVASLFLRLHGTHFVEPGPLAIGLSVLGFLCLGVAGWLGGKLVYGHRLGVSPLPPA, encoded by the coding sequence ATGCGCCATCCGCTGCATCCGGCCCTGGTGCATTTCCCGATCGCCTGCTGGTCGCTGGCCACCGCGGCGGATCTTGCCAGCCTGGCCTGGGGCGAACCGGCGTGGCGCTTTGCCGGCATCCTGCTGCTGGCGGGGATCGGTTTTTCGATCCCCGCCATGCTGGCCGGCTTGCTCGAACTGGCCAAGGTCGACGGAGACAATCCGGCGATCAAGGACGTCAACCGGCACATGCTCATGGTGATGGGCGCGCTGAGCTGCTACGTGGCCAGCCTGTTCCTGCGCCTGCACGGCACGCACTTCGTCGAGCCGGGCCCGCTGGCTATCGGACTGAGCGTGCTGGGCTTCCTGTGCCTGGGCGTGGCCGGCTGGCTGGGCGGCAAGCTGGTGTACGGACACCGGCTCGGCGTCAGCCCACTGCCGCCTGCCTAG
- the bla gene encoding subclass B3 metallo-beta-lactamase — MNPFTRTLWIGAALFAAGLAHANDAAWSQPRQPFRIYGNSWYVGTQGLSAILITSPQGHVLIDGTLEGNAAQIEANIRTLGFRLRDIKLILNSHAHSDHAGAIARLAHDSGATVAASAAGAKELRSGGHDPDDPQYGMAPRYPAVTPVEVVADGAAVRVGSIAITAHYTPGHTPGSTSWTWRSCEKERCLGLAYVDSLTALGRDGFRYSDDPARVASFRQSFATVAGLPCDILITPHPEASGFMQKVAAREREHSSAALIDTDACRAYAATAQPRFEARLAKERQEARGAGK; from the coding sequence ATGAATCCCTTCACCCGCACACTGTGGATCGGCGCCGCCCTGTTCGCGGCAGGCCTGGCGCACGCGAACGACGCTGCCTGGAGCCAGCCGCGGCAGCCGTTTCGCATCTACGGCAACAGCTGGTACGTGGGCACGCAGGGGCTAAGTGCGATCCTGATCACCTCGCCGCAGGGCCACGTGCTGATCGACGGCACGCTGGAAGGCAATGCGGCGCAGATCGAGGCGAACATCCGCACGCTTGGCTTCCGCCTGCGCGACATCAAGCTGATCCTCAACTCGCACGCCCACTCCGACCATGCCGGAGCGATCGCCAGGCTGGCGCACGACAGCGGCGCCACGGTGGCGGCGAGCGCGGCCGGCGCGAAGGAGCTGCGTTCGGGCGGCCATGACCCGGACGACCCGCAATACGGCATGGCGCCGCGCTATCCGGCGGTCACGCCGGTCGAGGTGGTCGCCGATGGCGCTGCCGTGCGGGTGGGGTCGATCGCCATCACGGCGCACTACACGCCCGGCCACACGCCGGGCAGCACGTCGTGGACCTGGCGCTCCTGTGAAAAGGAACGCTGCCTGGGGCTGGCCTATGTCGACAGCCTCACCGCACTCGGCCGCGACGGCTTCCGCTACAGCGACGACCCGGCGCGGGTCGCGAGCTTCCGCCAGTCCTTCGCCACCGTCGCCGGCCTGCCGTGCGACATCCTGATCACCCCGCACCCCGAGGCCAGCGGTTTCATGCAGAAGGTCGCCGCGCGCGAGCGCGAGCATTCGTCCGCCGCCTTGATCGACACCGACGCCTGCCGCGCCTACGCCGCGACGGCGCAGCCGCGCTTCGAAGCGCGGCTGGCGAAGGAGCGGCAGGAGGCGCGCGGAGCAGGCAAGTGA
- a CDS encoding DNA-3-methyladenine glycosylase, with the protein MKNREPPRAAYAGASAFLASIDDDWAGLVAQVGPCGHEPKPAREPYEALVRAVAYQQLHVKAGDAILARLLALHPRRAFPSPAQLLDADFDSMRACGFSARKIETIRGIAAAALDGVVPDLSAALALPDEELIARLSVLKGIGRWTVEMFLIYSLDRPDILPADDFGVREGYRLLKSLETAPTPKALAVIGAAWSPHRTAASWYLWRVPRPSKARQAAVG; encoded by the coding sequence ATGAAAAACCGTGAGCCACCCCGGGCAGCGTATGCCGGAGCCTCTGCGTTCCTGGCCTCGATCGACGACGACTGGGCAGGCCTGGTTGCGCAGGTCGGCCCCTGCGGCCACGAGCCGAAACCGGCACGCGAGCCGTACGAGGCACTGGTGCGCGCGGTGGCCTACCAGCAACTGCACGTGAAAGCCGGCGACGCGATCCTAGCGCGGCTGCTGGCCTTGCATCCGCGGCGGGCGTTTCCGTCGCCGGCGCAATTGCTCGATGCCGACTTCGACAGCATGCGCGCCTGCGGTTTTTCGGCGCGCAAGATCGAGACGATCCGCGGCATCGCCGCCGCCGCGCTGGATGGTGTGGTGCCGGACCTGTCCGCGGCCCTGGCGTTGCCGGACGAAGAACTGATCGCCCGGCTCAGCGTGCTGAAAGGGATCGGTCGCTGGACGGTGGAGATGTTCCTGATCTACAGCCTGGACCGGCCCGACATCCTGCCGGCGGACGACTTCGGCGTGCGCGAGGGTTACCGTCTGCTGAAGTCGCTGGAAACGGCGCCCACACCGAAGGCGCTGGCGGTGATCGGCGCGGCCTGGAGTCCGCATCGCACCGCCGCTTCCTGGTATCTGTGGCGCGTGCCGCGGCCGTCGAAGGCTAGGCAGGCGGCAGTGGGCTGA